DNA sequence from the Candidatus Angelobacter sp. genome:
GAAATTCAAATAGAAGCTATTAAAAGAGAAAAAGACGAAAAACAACTTTTTGTTCTTCAAAAATACTTGAAAAAGCTTAATAAGCAATGTGCTATTTTAAACGAGCGATCTTTCGGAGAAAAAGATTTAATTGAAAGAATACAGAAATCTATTGAACGATTTAAAATTGAAGCGGATCAATCAGAGCGCTTCAGTAGAGTTTCTGAACTTAGATATGGAAGGATTAAAGAAGAAGAGAAAAAAGTGAAAAACCTTGAGAAGGATAATGGAAAAAAAATTATACAAGAAGAAGTTGTTAGAGAAGATATTGCTTACGTTGTATCTAAATGGACAGGTATTCCTTTGTCTAAAATGTTACAAAGTGAAAGAGAAAAACTACTTAACATTGAAATTAAATTGCGTCAAAGTATTATTGGGCAAGAAAACGCTATAAAATCTGTTTCTAATGCTATACGTAGGTCTCATGCTGGAATTCAGGATGAAAATAGGCCTAGAGTTTCTTTTCTTTTTATGGGTCCAACTGGTGTTGGAAAGACAGAATTAGCGAAAGCATTGGCTGAATATTTGTTTGATGATAAAAACAATATAGTCCGTATAGATTTGAGTGAATACCAAGAATCTCATGCTGTAAGTAGACTTATAGGTGCTCCACCAGGATATATAGGATATGATGAAGGAGGACAATTAACTGAACGTATTCGAAGGCGTCCTTATTCTGTAATTTTACTTGATGAAATAGAAAAGGCGAACATAGATGCTTTTAATATTCTCTTACAGGTTTTAGATGATGGCCATTTAACTGATGGCAAAGGTCAAACCGTTAATTTCAAAGAAACCATTATTATTATGACGTCTAACATTGGATCTGAAATAATTCAAGAAAATTTTGAGTCTTTTGATAAGAAAATATGCGATACAATTGTAAATACAAAAAATAACCAAATCCTGCCTGAATTCCTCAATCGTATTGATGAGATTATTTTATTTAAACCTTTGTTTCATTACGAAATACAAAAAATAGTACAAATACAATTAAATATGATAAACAAAAGGTTCTCTAGAAGAGGAATCTTTTTAAAGATTACCAAAGAAGCCTCTGAATATTTGTCTGAAAAAGGATATGACATATATTTTGGAGCTCGTTCCTTAAAAAGAGAACTTCTGAACGAAGTTCTAAATAAACTTTCTAAAGAAATTCTTTCTGTAAAAATAGTGGAAAACGATATTATTATTCTTGACTTCTTAAGTAAGGAAGGGATTGTTTTTCGAAAACAATTAGTCTAAATTTTTTATGTCTGAACAAGAAAATATACGAATAAATAAAATTGATCAATTAAAATATCTAGGCATAGAACCTTATCCAGCGATAATTCCTAAGGAAAATACAAGTGCTAAAGAAATTTTTGAAAATTACGAAAATGGAAGAAAGGTAAGTCTATACGGACGTATAATGAGTATTCGTATTATGGGAAAAGCTGCTTTTGCAGAAATAAAAGATTATAGTGGTCGAGTGCAAATTTACGTTTCTGAAAATATTAAAAAAAATGCTTACAATTTTCTATTCAAGAAACTCCTTGATATAGGAGATATTATTAGCATTGAGGGATTTTTATTCAAAACAAAAGTAGGTAAGATAACGGTTTACGTTGAATCTTTTTCCCTGCTATCAAAATCTCTACGTACACTACCTCAGGTTAAAACTGACGATAAAGGTATAGTACATGATGCTTTCTCCTCTATTGAACAGAGATATAGAATGAGGTATGTTGATTTAATTGTAAATGATAATGTAAAGGACATTTTCGTCAAGCGAAGTAAAATAATTCAATTTATCCGACAATATTTGAATAAATTCGATTATCTTGAAGTCGAAACTCCTATTTTACAACCTATTCCTGGTGGAGCTCAGGCTAGGCCTTTCAGAACACATCATAATACACTTAATATACCTATATATCTACGTATTTCCAACGAGTTATATTTAAAAAAACTTATTGTAGGTGGTTTCAAAGGCGTATACGAATTTGCCAAAGACTTTAGAAACGAAGGTATAGACAAAACACATAATCCAGAGTTTACTCTTTTAGAGCTTTACGTTGCTTACAAAGATTATCATTGGATGATGAATTTTAGTGAAAAATTAATAAGGGATCTTGTTTTAGCTATAAATGGAAAAGAAACCCTTCAGTTTGGGGATAAAATTATTGAATTTAAAGTTCCTTTTACTCGTATTTCCATTTTTGAAGCTATTGAAAAATATACAGGTTTTGATATTAGCAAAATAAATGAAAAAGATTTACACAAAATTTGTCATAAACTTGGAATAGAAATCCAACCTGGAAAAGGAAGAATCATAGATGAAATCTTTAGAAAAAGATGTGAAAGCTATTATGTTAAACCAACTTTCATTATGGACTATCCAGTAGAAATGAGCCCCCTAACAAAAAAACATAGAGAAAAATATGGACTTTCTGAACGTTTTGAGATGATTATTAATGGGCAAGAAATAGCTAATGCTTATTCTGAACTTAACGATCCAATCGATCAAGTATACCGATTTAAAGAGCAAATAAAGCTCGCTAAAAAAGGCGACGATGAAGCAATGCTTCTTGATAAAGATTTTATTCAAGCGCTTGAATTTGGAATGCCTCCTTCTGCTGGAATTGGAATTGGAATCGATAGATTGGTGATGTTACTTACAAAGCAAACTTCTATTCAAGAAGTTATTTTTTTTCCTCAAATGCGTCCAAAATAAAGCAATTGATAAATTGCCTGATTAATTTTTTCAAAATGAAAAGAATCTAAAATTTTTTTCATACTTTGAAAAATTTCTTTATTACATAGATTTCCTATACTCCCTTCATGGGTATGATTTATTTCTACTGAAAATTTAAAAACACCTTTTTTAAAGTCATTATATACTTTTTTATAAGCATCTCTAAAAGGCATTCCATGCATTGTAAGATTATTAACGACTTCAACACTAAATATTTGTTGATATTTATCTTCAAAAAGAAGATCTTTTTTAAGAATGATTTTATTTACAACATAATTAGCCATGCGTAAACAATTTTTTAAATCTGAAAAAATAGGTAAAAAACGTTCTTTAATTAATTGTAAGTCTCTCTGATATCCAGATGGCGAATTAGCAGTCATCAAATAAATTTCATTAGGAAAAGCTATTAATCTATTGCACCGGGCACGGATTAATTCAAAAACATCTGGATTTTTTTTATGAGGCATTATGCTAGATCCAGTAGTTAATGTGTCCGAAAAGCTAATAAAACTAAAATTATGACTCATATATAAGCAGACATCCTGAGATAGCTTGCTTAAAGTCGCTGCTATTGAAGATATGGCGGATGAAGTGATACGCTCTGTTTTACCTCGGCCCATTTGAGCGTATACAACATTATAATTTAGCGTTTCGAATCCAAGAAGAGAACTTGTCATATAGCGAATTAAAGGAAAAGAAGACCCATAACCAGCTGCAGATCCCAACGGATTTCTGTTAACAATACGGTAAGCTGATCTAATAAAGACTAAATCATCTATTAGGCTCTCAGCGTAAGCTGAGAACCAAAGGCCAAAAGATGAAGGCATAGCCATTTGATAATGAGTATAACCTGGAATTAATAGTTCTTTGTATAGTTCGCTTAGATTGATCAAAGTTTCGAATAAATCTCTAATTAAAAATACGATTTTTTGTATTTCTGCACGGATAAATAGTCTTAAGTCAAGGAGAATTTGGTCATTTCTGGACCGACCACTATGAATTTTTTTCCCAATTTCTCCAATACGTTTGGTTAAAAAAATCTCAACTTGAGAATGGATATCCTCAACTCCTTTTTCAATTTTAAATTTTCCAGACAAAATTTTTCCGTGAATTTCACGGAAAGTTTTACATAAAACACTCAACTCGTAACTATTTAATAGGCCTATTTTCTCTAACATAATGATATGAGCGATTGCACCTACTACATCATAAGGAGCTAATAATAAATCAAATTCGGGTTCAAAACCTAGAGTAAACTTTTCTATTTCTTTGCTTATTTCAATTTCTTTTTGCCATAGTTTCACTGGTAAAATTTTTAAATTTAGATGGAAGAATTTTCACTAGAAATCTTTTCAAAAGATCTATATATAAAATTAGTTAGAGGTTCTCCAGATAACATATTTTTTGAAAGCAAAGCTAAATCTATAGAATCTTTAATGATATTTTCCCTTTTAGATTCATCCTCTTCTAAAAGTATTTTCTTCATAAGTTGATGATTTACATTTACTACTAGATTGTATTTTTCGTATCTATTACTTAGATTCAAGTAATCGACTCTATTTTCTACGAGACTCATTTCTTTTATTCTGAGCATAAATTCTGGAACGGTTATCATAAAAGGTAAATCTGTCTTTTGAAGAGTTTCTAATCTTATGTTAAGATTATTCTCTAAAGATAAGACTTCAATCATTTTTTTTAATTTTTCTTTTTCCACATTAGAGAGTGTACCATTTTCTTTTTTATCAATCAATTTTTCTATGTGATCTGAATCTACTCTAACAAAAGAAATCCCATTATTTTTCATTTCCAATTTTTGAACTAGATGCGATGTCAAAGGACTTTGCAAAAGAAGAATTTCATATCCTTTTTTTTTCGCTGATTTAATATAGCTGTGCTGTGATTCTTTATCGCTTGCATAGAGATATATAAGGTTACCTTTATTATCTTTTTGACTATCTTTAATCCTGTTCGTAAAATCTTCAAAAGTAAAATACTTACCATCTACATTTGGATAAATGTAAAATTTTTTAGATCTTTCAAAGAATTTTTCATCGGTAATCAAACCATATTCTATGATAATTTTCATGCTTTCCCACTTTTTTTCTAATTCTTCTCGATTATTTTTAAATAACTTTTCAAGTTTATCAGATACTTTTCGAGTAATGTAGTTAGATATTTTTTTTACAGTTGAGTCAGATTGTATATTAGAGCGGGATGCATTTAGAGGAATATCATTAGAATCTATTACCCCTAATAGCATTTTTAGAAAATCAGGAACGATACCTTCAAGATTATCGGTAACATAAACTTTATTTTTATATAATTGTATTTTATCTACTGTAAACCCATTTTTAATTTTTGGGAAAAATAAGACTCCTTTCAAATGGAAAGGATGCTCAATATTAAGATGAATCCAAAATAAAGGATCTGAAAATTGCATTGGATAGAGATCTCTATAAAACTTCAAATAATCCTCATTTTTTAGATCTATTGGGTTTTTTGTCCATATAGGTTTAGGACAATTTACAATATTGTCCACTATAATTTTTTCGTCTATACCAGCTTGGTTTTTTTTTTTCTCTTCTCTAGAACCAAACTTTATTGGAAAAGATATATATTTGCAATATTTTTTAATAAGTCCATTAATGCTATTTTCTTCTAGAAATTCTTTACTTTCATCGCTAATATGTAAAATAATTTCAGTTCCTCGTTTCTTTTTTTTATCGGTTTCTTTTATTGTAAATGTAGGAGATCCGTCACAAATCCAATGAACAGCTGAAACGTTTTTATAAGATTTAGAAAAAATCTCTACCCTTTCAGAAACCATAAAAGATGAATAGAAACCCAATCCAAAATGTCCAATTATTGATTGAAGATGATCTTTACCTTTTTCTTTGTATTTATCTACGAATTCTTCAGCACCTGAAAAAGCAATTTGATTAATATATTTTTCCACTTCTTCAGAAGTCATACCTATCCCTTTATCAATTACATGCAGGGTTTTAGTTTCTTTATTGATTTTAATTTCAATTTTTAGATTCTCCATCTCTTCTATTACTTCTCCTAGTTGGATCAAAGTTTTTATCTTTGAAGTAGCATCTGATGCATTGGAAATAAGTTCTCTTAAAAAGATTTCTCTATCAGAATATAGAAATTTTTTAATCATAGGAAAAATATTTTCTATAGAGACCTTAATATTTCCTGTTGTATTTTTTACAATAATCATATATAATTTTTTTTATGATGAAAGGCTTCATAAATGATTTTAAAAAAATAGTGGGAAATCCACTTAAATCCCTATTTATTGGAGTAAATTTAGTCTTTATGGAATGTATTCTATCAATAGACAATACGGCTGTTTTAGCTGGAATGCTAAGAACTTTTAAAAAAGAAAAAGATCGTAAAAAAGCGTTCCGTTATGGAATAATTGGCGCTTATTTATTTAGAAGTATATTTTTAATATTCGTTACTACTTTAATGGCAATTTGGTGGATTCAACCTATAAGTGGAATATACTTGATTTTTTTAGGTGGAAAAAACGATCCTCCCCCTTTACCATTAAAATTTTATAGGTCAACTGTCCTTAACAAAGTTTTTTCAAATTTTTGGAAGACAGTAATTTTTATGGAATTCGTAGATTTAGCTTTTTCTATGGACAATGTTTTTGCAGCATACGCTTGTTCAGGTAATCTATTCCTAATATGCTTGGGTATTTATTCAGGAATTTTAGCTATTAGATTTTTAGCTCAATTTTTAATAAAATTAATGGAAAAATATCCATACTTAAGGAGATCGGCTTCTTTAGTAATTATTTTATTAGGATTTAGATTAATTTTCTCCTTTTTTTGGGAAAAGTTTTTCCAAAGATTCTTTTTTTTTGCTAAAAGCTCTACGTATTTAGATTTTTTTTTATCTATTGCTAACACAATAATATTGTTTTATCCTTTTTTTAAATTAAACTAATAAAAGGATCCTCTATAAATTTTTTAAATGTCCGTAAATATTCAGCTGCTACAGAACCATCTATTATACGATGATCACAAGCTAATGTAGTTTTCATTGTATAGCCTATAGATAATCTACCTCTTTTAATAAAGGGTTTTTCAACGATAGATCCGACTGATTGTATGCAAGAATTAGGCTGGTTTATGATTGAAGTAAAAGATTCGATTCCAAACATTCCTAAATTTGAAATAGTAAAACTACTTCCCTCTATTTCTTTAGCTTTAATTCTTTTAATTCTAGCTCGGTTAGATTTATCTTTTACTTCAAAAGAAATTTGTTTTATAGATTTTTGATCAGCGTGAAAAATTACTGGAACGAGCAATCCAGATTTTATGGATACAGCTACGCCTATATTTATATAAGCATTATAGACAATGTTTTCCTCTGTCCAAAAAGCGTTTATTAATTTATGTTCAAGAATGGCTAAAGCAGAAGCTTTAATAATAAAATCATTAATGGTAATTTTTACATCTGTAAGTTTTTTATTTACTTCCTGTCTCAATTTAAGAATTTTCTCCATATCTATTTCCACTGTCAAATAGTAATGAGGAGCTGTAAACTTTGATTCGCTTAAACGTTTTGATATAATTTTACGTGTAGATGAATGTTTTTCTATTCTTTGAGGCTCTCTGTAATGTTTCTCTACATATCGTTTATTGGGTATTAGCTCGCTAATATCTTCTCCTTCTTCACCTATAATAGCAAGTATTTGATCTACTTTAGTACTTTCACCTTCCTCTAATCCAGCATAAAGCAATATTCCACTAACATCAACTTCAAAATCTTGATTTACCTTGTCTGTTTTAATTTCAGCTAAAATATCTCCTTCTGAAATTTTATCTCCAACTTTTTTATACCATCTGATCAACTTTCCTTCTTCCATAGTATCACTCAAACGTGGCATAGTTATTATTTCAGCCATACTTTTATGTTTGTTATATCAAGCCATTTCATCAACAAATGGATAATTTTTTTGTTTTGAAACAAATTCATACATCTGTTCTCTTTCCGGAAAATTAGAATACTCCGCAAATTTAACACAGTATTCCACTTCTGATTTTGCTTTTTCTTCAAAATATTCTAATTGTTTTTCTGAAGCCCATTGATTTATCAATATCAATTTTTTTACCCTAAGTAAAGGGTCTTGTTTTTTGTACTGTTCCACCTCTTCTTTAGAACGATAAGTTTCTGAATCGGATATGGAATGTCCTCTATATCGATAGGTTCGAACATCTAAAAAACTTGGGCCTTTTCCAAGACGAGCTCTCTCTATTGCTAGATAAGCAGCTTTAGCTACTTTTGCTGGATCCATTCCATCTACTGGATAAGAAGGCATATCGTAAGCGTATCCAATTTTGTAAATCTCTTTAAGATTAGTACTTCTATCGATAGAAGTACTCATAGCATATCTATTATTTTCACAGATAAAAACTACAGGCAATTTCCAGGTCATTGATATATTAAAAGTCTCATGTAAGGAACCTTGGCGCACAGCTCCATCCCCCAAAAGTGTAATCGTCACGTATTTTCTATTGAAGTACTTATCTGCAAAAGCAATCCCTGCACCTAGAGGTATTTGTCCTCCCACTATACCATATCCTCCATAAAATCTTTTTTCTTTATCGAAAATATGCATAGATCCCCCCATTCCTCTAGAAGTTCCAGTAATTTTTCCTAAAAGTTCAGCCATTACTTTATGAGGCCCCACTCCAATAGCAATAGATAAAATATGACAACGATAAGCCGTAATCATCTGATCTTTAGTAATATCCATCGCATGTATTATTCCAGTTGGAATTGCTTCTTGTCCATTATATAAATGCAAAAATCCCCTTATTTTTTGATTTAAATATAAAAATCTGCATTTATCTTCAAATCTTCTCCAGAAAAACATATTTTGGAACCATTGCAAATAAGTCAGGGAAGTAATTTCTTTCATTATGTCTATATTTCTTATTTTTAGATGGAATGCATTTTATATTTCGGAGATTTTCCTAAATTCCACTTTTTTTTTATTCACAATGCTTTTTGACCATTACATTTATCATTATCTTTCTGAAAAAAAAATTATTGTGCAAAAGAAAAGTGAAAATATTAAAGAATTGGATTCTCATCATTTAATACCTTTTCTTTTAAAAGCTAACCTAGCTGCTCCATTATGGGAAGAGTTTTTTTTCAGGGGTATTATACTCAAAGTATTTTTACAAAATAAAATTCCTACATTTAAAGCTCTATTTTTTTCCTCTTTTTTGTTTGGTATTTTACATGGGGATCCAGGGCAATTTTTAGGTGGATTTATTATTGGGATTACAATAGGAGTCGTTTACTTAATTACTTATTCTATATTAAATTGCATACTATTACATGCATTCAATAATTTTATAGTAAGTTTATATTTTACCGTCCAAAGAAAAGGAAAAGTATTCGTAAAAATATTGGAATGTATAATAAATAATCATTATATTTTTTTAATATCGATACTTTTTATGCTAGTTTTTTATTCTTTAATAATGGGAGGCTTCAGTAATGTATACCCTAAAAAGGAAAGACAAAGCTCCTTTGTTAATTTCAAAAATAACTCTTTGAAAAAGATGAAAAGCTTCTCTTTTATAGATTAAAAGAGGATCTTTTTGTTCGTAAATAGAGTTTTGAACTGAACTACGTAGATTATCCATATTATAAATATGATCTTGCCACTTTTCGTCTATTATTTCTAATATTACCATTTTTTCAATATCTTCCAAAAAAGCACTACTTTCGTAAAGTCTCCCTAAATCTGAAGTAAGATAAAAAATTCTAGTTCCATCAGTTATCGGAATGGTTACTTGAAGGTATTGTTTCATACCGGAAATAATTTTTTTAATATTTTCAGATAGAGATTCTTTTCTTTCCATATAAATATTAATTATTTTTTGATATATTACATCAAGGAATTCATTTGGAGAAAATTTCTCTAAATCAATGGTAAATTCTATTTTTAATAGACTCTTCAACTTTTGTTCAATATTTTTTACCTCTTTACTTAAAAGTAAATCATATAGGAGATCATAAAGCATCATAGAAATATCTATATGAATATTTTCCCTAAATAAAACATTTTGTCTTTTTTTATAAATTATTTCTCTTTGTTTATTCATTACATAATCATACTCTAGTAATCTTTTTCTAATGCTGAAATTATTCTCTTCAACTTTTTTTTGAGCATGTTCAATCGAACGAGATACCAAAGGATGTTGAATTACATCACCCTCTTTATAGCCAAAACGGTCCATTATTTTAGCTAAATTACTTGAACCGGAAAAAAGACGTATAAGATTATCTTCTATAGAAACATAAAATTGAGAACTACCTGGATCACCTTGACGTCCAGATCTCCCTCTTAGTTGTCTATCGATTCTTCGAGAATCGTGTCTCTCTGTACCCAAGACAGCCAAACCAGAATCTTTAACATCTGGAGATAATTTAATGTCAGTTCCCCTCCCAGCCATATTTGTAGAAATAGTTACAACGCCAGAAATACCGGCTTTAGAAATAATTTCAGCTTCTTTTTTATGTTGTTTAGCATTTAATACATTATGAGTAATATTTCTACTACTTAGCATTCTGCTAAGGAGTTCAGAAACTTCTATCGAAGTAGTTCCAACTAACACTGGCCGCTTTTCTTTCTGAGAAAGTCTAAAAATATCATTAATAATAGCATTGTATTTTTCGCGCATTGTTTTAAAGATAAGATCTTGATGATCTACTCTCTGTACTGGAAAATTAGTTGGGATAACTATTACGTCTAGTTTATAGATTTGCCCAAATTCGCTAGACTCTGTCGCTGCAGTTCCCGTCATTCCAGAAATCTTTTCATACATTCTGAAATAATTCTGCAATGTAATAGTAGCAAAGTTTTTGCTACAAGATTCTATTTTAACGTTTTCTTTAGCTTCAATAGCTTGATGTAATCCATCAGAATAACGTCTTCCTTCCAGAATCCGTCCAGTTTTTTTATCTACAATTTTTACTTGGTCATCGATCAAAACATACTCTACATCTCTCTCAAAAAGAGTATAAGCTTTAAGTAATTGATTAAGTATATGCAAACGCTCCAATTTAATGTTAAAATTTTTTAACATTTCCTCTTTTTGGAAATTTTCTTCTTCCAGATTAAGCATTTTTTTCTCCAGATGCGCAATCTCTGCATTTATATCTGGAAGAATAAAAAAATTAGGATCATTTTCCTCTTTAGAGATAGATTCAATTCCTTTTTCAGAAAGATCAACAGAATTATTCTTTTCGTCAATAACAAAATACAGTCCAGAATCAACTTTAGGCATTTCCCTATTGTTGTCCCGCATATATTTCTCTTCTGTTTTTTGCAGAAGAAAACGAACATTTTCTTCCTGTAAAACCTTAATTAAGGTTTTGAATTTTGGTAATCCCCTATATACTTGAAGTAGTTTAAATCCTCCTTTCTCCTTATCTCCTGATTTAAGGAGATAACAAGCTTCTTTAAGAATTTTGCTAAGTTCCATACTCTGACGTTCAATTAAATGAACTACTTTAGGTTTTAACTTATCGTAGATATTACGATTGTTTTTATCTCCGGATCCGGAGATAATCAATGGGGTTCTTGCTTCGTCTATTAAAACTGAATCTACCTCGTCAACAATTGCATAATGAAGATTACGTTGAACTACTTCTTCAGGTAGTTTTGCCATGTTATCCCGCAAATAATCAAAACCAAATTCACTG
Encoded proteins:
- a CDS encoding ATP-dependent Clp protease ATP-binding subunit encodes the protein MDFSKLTIKSQEAIQTAQEIARKHNHPSIETSHILKGVFQVDENICPFLLKKLGANPKIVERHLDEAIKKLPKVIASSRTSFRSQSIKMFIDAYFLAKKLNDDFISIEHLIWSILKIGDYTSQVLKDQGIYESNIAKFIDEMRKKDGKVQSQYSERIYNSLYKYTKNLNKLAREGIIDPVIGRDEEIRRVLQILSRRTKNNPILIGEPGVGKTAIAEGLANRIINVDIPENLREKQIFSLDIGALIAGAKYKGEFEERLKSVVREVTQSDGRIILFIDEIHTLVSGELDAANILKPALARGELRSIGATTLGEYQKYLEKDKALDRRFQKVYVAEPDTSSAVSILRGVKEKYENHHKVRIKDEAIIASVELSQRYISDRLLPDKAIDLIDEAASKLRMEINSKPESLDAIYHKIMHLEIQIEAIKREKDEKQLFVLQKYLKKLNKQCAILNERSFGEKDLIERIQKSIERFKIEADQSERFSRVSELRYGRIKEEEKKVKNLEKDNGKKIIQEEVVREDIAYVVSKWTGIPLSKMLQSEREKLLNIEIKLRQSIIGQENAIKSVSNAIRRSHAGIQDENRPRVSFLFMGPTGVGKTELAKALAEYLFDDKNNIVRIDLSEYQESHAVSRLIGAPPGYIGYDEGGQLTERIRRRPYSVILLDEIEKANIDAFNILLQVLDDGHLTDGKGQTVNFKETIIIMTSNIGSEIIQENFESFDKKICDTIVNTKNNQILPEFLNRIDEIILFKPLFHYEIQKIVQIQLNMINKRFSRRGIFLKITKEASEYLSEKGYDIYFGARSLKRELLNEVLNKLSKEILSVKIVENDIIILDFLSKEGIVFRKQLV
- the lysS gene encoding lysine--tRNA ligase encodes the protein MSEQENIRINKIDQLKYLGIEPYPAIIPKENTSAKEIFENYENGRKVSLYGRIMSIRIMGKAAFAEIKDYSGRVQIYVSENIKKNAYNFLFKKLLDIGDIISIEGFLFKTKVGKITVYVESFSLLSKSLRTLPQVKTDDKGIVHDAFSSIEQRYRMRYVDLIVNDNVKDIFVKRSKIIQFIRQYLNKFDYLEVETPILQPIPGGAQARPFRTHHNTLNIPIYLRISNELYLKKLIVGGFKGVYEFAKDFRNEGIDKTHNPEFTLLELYVAYKDYHWMMNFSEKLIRDLVLAINGKETLQFGDKIIEFKVPFTRISIFEAIEKYTGFDISKINEKDLHKICHKLGIEIQPGKGRIIDEIFRKRCESYYVKPTFIMDYPVEMSPLTKKHREKYGLSERFEMIINGQEIANAYSELNDPIDQVYRFKEQIKLAKKGDDEAMLLDKDFIQALEFGMPPSAGIGIGIDRLVMLLTKQTSIQEVIFFPQMRPK
- the argH gene encoding argininosuccinate lyase; the protein is MKLWQKEIEISKEIEKFTLGFEPEFDLLLAPYDVVGAIAHIIMLEKIGLLNSYELSVLCKTFREIHGKILSGKFKIEKGVEDIHSQVEIFLTKRIGEIGKKIHSGRSRNDQILLDLRLFIRAEIQKIVFLIRDLFETLINLSELYKELLIPGYTHYQMAMPSSFGLWFSAYAESLIDDLVFIRSAYRIVNRNPLGSAAGYGSSFPLIRYMTSSLLGFETLNYNVVYAQMGRGKTERITSSAISSIAATLSKLSQDVCLYMSHNFSFISFSDTLTTGSSIMPHKKNPDVFELIRARCNRLIAFPNEIYLMTANSPSGYQRDLQLIKERFLPIFSDLKNCLRMANYVVNKIILKKDLLFEDKYQQIFSVEVVNNLTMHGMPFRDAYKKVYNDFKKGVFKFSVEINHTHEGSIGNLCNKEIFQSMKKILDSFHFEKINQAIYQLLYFGRI
- the htpG gene encoding molecular chaperone HtpG yields the protein MIIVKNTTGNIKVSIENIFPMIKKFLYSDREIFLRELISNASDATSKIKTLIQLGEVIEEMENLKIEIKINKETKTLHVIDKGIGMTSEEVEKYINQIAFSGAEEFVDKYKEKGKDHLQSIIGHFGLGFYSSFMVSERVEIFSKSYKNVSAVHWICDGSPTFTIKETDKKKKRGTEIILHISDESKEFLEENSINGLIKKYCKYISFPIKFGSREEKKKNQAGIDEKIIVDNIVNCPKPIWTKNPIDLKNEDYLKFYRDLYPMQFSDPLFWIHLNIEHPFHLKGVLFFPKIKNGFTVDKIQLYKNKVYVTDNLEGIVPDFLKMLLGVIDSNDIPLNASRSNIQSDSTVKKISNYITRKVSDKLEKLFKNNREELEKKWESMKIIIEYGLITDEKFFERSKKFYIYPNVDGKYFTFEDFTNRIKDSQKDNKGNLIYLYASDKESQHSYIKSAKKKGYEILLLQSPLTSHLVQKLEMKNNGISFVRVDSDHIEKLIDKKENGTLSNVEKEKLKKMIEVLSLENNLNIRLETLQKTDLPFMITVPEFMLRIKEMSLVENRVDYLNLSNRYEKYNLVVNVNHQLMKKILLEEDESKRENIIKDSIDLALLSKNMLSGEPLTNFIYRSFEKISSENSSI
- a CDS encoding DUF475 domain-containing protein: MKGFINDFKKIVGNPLKSLFIGVNLVFMECILSIDNTAVLAGMLRTFKKEKDRKKAFRYGIIGAYLFRSIFLIFVTTLMAIWWIQPISGIYLIFLGGKNDPPPLPLKFYRSTVLNKVFSNFWKTVIFMEFVDLAFSMDNVFAAYACSGNLFLICLGIYSGILAIRFLAQFLIKLMEKYPYLRRSASLVIILLGFRLIFSFFWEKFFQRFFFFAKSSTYLDFFLSIANTIILFYPFFKLN
- a CDS encoding dihydrolipoamide acetyltransferase family protein, giving the protein MAEIITMPRLSDTMEEGKLIRWYKKVGDKISEGDILAEIKTDKVNQDFEVDVSGILLYAGLEEGESTKVDQILAIIGEEGEDISELIPNKRYVEKHYREPQRIEKHSSTRKIISKRLSESKFTAPHYYLTVEIDMEKILKLRQEVNKKLTDVKITINDFIIKASALAILEHKLINAFWTEENIVYNAYINIGVAVSIKSGLLVPVIFHADQKSIKQISFEVKDKSNRARIKRIKAKEIEGSSFTISNLGMFGIESFTSIINQPNSCIQSVGSIVEKPFIKRGRLSIGYTMKTTLACDHRIIDGSVAAEYLRTFKKFIEDPFISLI
- the pdhA gene encoding pyruvate dehydrogenase (acetyl-transferring) E1 component subunit alpha; translated protein: MKEITSLTYLQWFQNMFFWRRFEDKCRFLYLNQKIRGFLHLYNGQEAIPTGIIHAMDITKDQMITAYRCHILSIAIGVGPHKVMAELLGKITGTSRGMGGSMHIFDKEKRFYGGYGIVGGQIPLGAGIAFADKYFNRKYVTITLLGDGAVRQGSLHETFNISMTWKLPVVFICENNRYAMSTSIDRSTNLKEIYKIGYAYDMPSYPVDGMDPAKVAKAAYLAIERARLGKGPSFLDVRTYRYRGHSISDSETYRSKEEVEQYKKQDPLLRVKKLILINQWASEKQLEYFEEKAKSEVEYCVKFAEYSNFPEREQMYEFVSKQKNYPFVDEMA
- a CDS encoding CPBP family intramembrane glutamic endopeptidase translates to MSIFLIFRWNAFYISEIFLNSTFFLFTMLFDHYIYHYLSEKKIIVQKKSENIKELDSHHLIPFLLKANLAAPLWEEFFFRGIILKVFLQNKIPTFKALFFSSFLFGILHGDPGQFLGGFIIGITIGVVYLITYSILNCILLHAFNNFIVSLYFTVQRKGKVFVKILECIINNHYIFLISILFMLVFYSLIMGGFSNVYPKKERQSSFVNFKNNSLKKMKSFSFID